A window of Daphnia pulicaria isolate SC F1-1A chromosome 10, SC_F0-13Bv2, whole genome shotgun sequence contains these coding sequences:
- the LOC124314771 gene encoding sulfotransferase 1B1-like, translating to MADAEKKKRLNVEFKSMPESLEEQFLKDFPSYDEGLVRGEPGGFVLTPQYGEHAEELYNFHVRPDDIWVLSFPKSGTTWTQELVWLIANDCDFEGAKKKLNDRSPFIEFPCLVPRNGGEHHYAHLPSIGKQLELVGNLTSPRIIKTHLPLDLLPPQLSETCKVVYVARNPKDVIVSYYFHHRLIKFHYFDGDLQSFAHRFMQDQVFYSPYFGQILSAWERAKTDENVLFLFYEDLKKDLRGGIERVARFLGKSLSEDQLEKLTQHLTFENLSKNSAVNKEDGKTSGSFNENGQFMRKGETGDWEKHFSPELSRQVDEWTESSLRGSDITFVDKI from the exons atggctgatgcggagaagaagaaacgtttgAACGTCGAGTTCAAGTCGATGCCAGAGTCACTCGAGGAGCAGTTCCTCAAGGACTTTCCATCTTACGACGAGGGTCTGGTGCGTGGTGAGCCGGGAGGATTTGTCCTGACGCCGCAGTATGGAGAGCACGCCGAAGAGCTCTACAATTTCCACGTCCGACCTGATGACATTTGGGTTCTGAGCTTCCCCAAAAGTG GAACGACGTGGACTCAAGAGCTCGTCTGGCTAATTGCCAACGATTGCGATTTTGAAGGGGccaagaagaaattgaacgATCGGTCACCTTTCATCGA ATTCCCATGCTTGGTGCCGAGGAATGGTGGCGAGCACCATTATGCGCACTTGCCATCGATTGGAAAACAATTGGAACTCGTCGGCAATTTAACGTCGCCGAGGATCATCAAAACTCATTTGCCGTTGGATTTACTGCCGCCCCAACTCTCCGAGACGTGCAAA GTTGTGTACGTCGCTCGTAATCCCAAGGACGTAATCGTCTCCTATTACTTTCACCACCGACTGATCAAATTCCACTACTTTGATGGCGATTTGCAAAGTTTCGCCCACCGTTTCATGCAGGACCAAG TCTTTTATTCGCCCTACTTTGGACAAATTCTCAGCGCATGGGAACGTGCAAAGACCGACGAAAATGTCCTCTTTCTCTTCTACGAGGATTTGAAAAAG GATTTACGAGGCGGGATTGAAAGAGTGGCCCGATTTCTCGGCAAATCCCTCAGCGAGGATCAGCTGGAAAAACTCACTCAGCACCTGACCTTTGAAAATCTGTCAAAGAACTCGGCCGTGAATAAGGAGGATGGAAAAACCTCGGGATCCTTCAACGAAAATGGCCAATTCATGCGTAAAG GTGAAACGGGAGATTGGGAAAAACATTTTAGTCCCGAGCTGAGCCGCCAGGTTGATGAGTGGACCGAATCGAGTCTTCGTGGAAGTGACATCACCTTCGTAGACAAAATTTGA
- the LOC124314672 gene encoding hepatocyte nuclear factor 4-gamma-like has product MVFIGEPFQRSTFTVMESSREETPRATGAAGHVQVQQQQQHYSIRNVNPIVVNAGGIQQQQQQQQQQHYSHPAASVIVQNAAVLGGGTAALVNMNNSSSPQHPETLQLLRMRYDGEDPLDFDDNPIDGGRVMFPVTDASSLQLSVTASGSLIPAPASSVNSVGSSSPTGSNGNVTGGISAVAAVATWCAICGDRATGKHYGAASCDGCKGFFRRSVRKNHVYTCRFNRHCVVDKDKRNQCRYCRLGKCFKAGMKKEAVQNERDRISSRRPSYEEPVSANGLTISVLINAETMSRQCENLYLNQLSAVNDYDLNSKRMATINDVCESMKQQLLFLVEWAKYIPVFSELPLDDQVALLRAHAAENLVLGVARRSMHLRDILLLGNDSIMPRQSAGLGEIEIYHIGIRIMDEIVKPLRDIQMDDTEYTCLKAIVFFDPNAKGLGEPARVKGIRYQIQQLLEDYVADRQYASRGRFGELLLALPPLQSVAWQMIEQIQQARYFGVTRIDSLLQEMLLGGASLESVGNANNSAPSSGYNPPVVVPSTLTAMAPLSADSSPTHSTGPSLTTLPLLNGQNGLGGHQSMMMDRGPPLTMSPDSEDDAFPLGALSNHHHQPFKQEVTEGMDNAYT; this is encoded by the exons ATGGTTTTTATTGGCGAGCCGTTCCAACGTTCAACGTTCACCGTGATGGAGTCATCGCGGGAGGAAACACCCCGTGCTACTGGAGCTGCCGGCCACGTCCAggttcaacagcagcagcagcactacaGCATCCGCAATGTGAACCCGATTGTGGTCAACGCTGGCGGgatccaacagcagcagcaacagcagcagcagcaacactaCAGTCATCCGGCCGCTTCGGTTATTGTCCAGAATGCGGCCGTTCTCGGAGGCGGGACCGCCGCTTTAGTTAACATgaataacagcagcagcccacaACACCCAG AGACGCTACAATTGCTACGTATGCGCTACGATGGGGAGGATCCGTTGGATTTTGATGATAACCCGATCGATGGTGGTCGTGTCATGTTTCCAGTGACGGATGCCAGCTCGCTACAGTTGTCGGTGACGGCATCCGGCTCCTTGATTCCGGCACCAGCGTCAAGCGTCAACAGCGTCGGTTCCAGTTCACCGACCGGTAGCAACGGCAACGTGACCGGCGGCATCAGCGCTGTCGCCGCCGTCGCCACCTGGTGCGCCATTTGCGGAGACAGGGCCACCGGCAAGCATTACGGAGCCGCTTCTTGTGACGGATGCAAAGGATTCTTCCGCCGATCAGTCAGGAAAAATCACGTCTACACTTGCCG GTTCAATCGTCATTGCGTGGTAGACAAAGATAAACGGAATCAATGCCGCTATTGCCGGCTTGGCAAATGCTTCAAAGCTGGCATGAAAAAAGAAG CCGTTCAAAACGAACGAGATCGAATCAGCAGTCGCCGACCGAGTTACGAAGAACCGGTTTCTGCCAATGGGTTGACCATAAGTGTTCTCATCAATGCCGAAACCATGAGCCGACAG TgtgaaaatttgtatttaaatcaGCTCTCAGCCGTCAACGATTACGATTTGAACAGCAAACGGATGGCTACCATCAACGATGTTTGCGAATCGATGAAACAGCAGTTGCTCTTCTTGGTCGAATGGGCCAAATACATCCCCGTTTTCAGCGAATTGCCACTGGATGATCAG GTGGCGTTATTGAGGGCCCACGCGGCAGAAAACCTCGTTTTGGGAGTTGCTCGAAGATCTATGCATTTAAGAGACATTCTTCTACTGGGCAACGATTCCATCATGCCCAGACAATCGGCTGGACTTGGGG AGATCGAGATTTACCATATTGGCATTCGAATAATGGACGAGATTGTGAAACCTCTACGAGATATTCAAATGGATGATACGGAGTACACCTGCCTCAAGGCCATCGTCTTCTTCGATCcta ATGCAAAAGGTCTGGGAGAGCCGGCCAGGGTAAAAGGGATTCGCTACCAGATTCAACAGTTGCTGGAAGACTACGTGGCCGATCGACAGTACGCAAGTCGGGGTCGGTTCGGCGAGTTGCTGCTAGCCTTGCCGCCACTCCAGTCAGTTGCTTGGCAAATGATTGAGCAGATCCAGCAAGCCAGATACTTTGGAGTGACCCGCATCGATTCTCTGCTACAGGAAATGCTTCTAGGAG GAGCTTCACTTGAATCGGTTGGTAATGCAAACAATTCTGCCCCTTCGTCTGGGTACAATCCGCCCGTTGTGGTCCCATCTACACTGACCGCAATGGCTCCACTTTCAGCAGATTCGTCTCCCACGCACTCAACGGGTCCATCTCTTACAACTCTTCCTCTCCTGAATGGGCAAAACGGATTAGGTGGGCATCAGTCCATGATGATGGACCGTGGACCACCGCTGACCATGTCTCCAGACTCTGAGGATGACGCCTTTCCCTTGGGAGCATTGTCcaatcaccaccaccagcctTTCAAACAAGAGGTGACGGAAGGAATGGACAATGCGTACACATAG